A genome region from Qingrenia yutianensis includes the following:
- a CDS encoding aminopeptidase, with the protein MEKTVWNTIDRKKAYDFASDYITFLNKSKTERLCTDYSLYLAEKKGFTELDNAKTLKPGDKVYAVNRGKSIVFAIIGKDDILNGINLVAAHIDSPRLDLKPNPVYEDLGIAMAKTHYYGGIKKYQWTTIPLSLIGTVVKENGEIVEVNIGEDDDDPVFTITDLLPHLAADQMSKKMGQFMSGEDLNAVLGSLPNGDEKDKVKGAILALLKDKYGIDEEDFISSELVFVPSFKAKSVGLDSSFVGSYGQDDRVCAYTSFEAILNIENPEKTCVCYLADKEEIGSMGSTGTKSRFLETFVAHLINSVKGGYNELYLKDCFSASKCLSADVTAGYDPNYKSVCEEQNSAYMGGGLCICKYTGARGKSGTSDANAEFVGEIRRIFNSNNVKWQIAELGKVDQGGGGTVAQYIANMNIETLDCGVPILSMHSPFELASKADIYMGYLGYKAFLESK; encoded by the coding sequence ATGGAAAAAACTGTATGGAACACAATCGACCGCAAAAAAGCATATGATTTCGCGTCGGACTACATTACTTTTTTAAATAAATCGAAAACTGAAAGGCTCTGCACCGATTACAGCCTTTATCTTGCGGAGAAAAAAGGTTTTACCGAGCTTGACAACGCAAAAACGTTAAAACCCGGTGACAAGGTTTATGCCGTAAACCGCGGAAAAAGCATTGTTTTTGCGATTATCGGAAAAGACGATATTTTAAACGGAATTAACCTTGTGGCGGCGCATATCGACTCGCCCAGGCTCGATTTAAAACCCAACCCCGTTTATGAGGATTTGGGCATTGCAATGGCAAAAACCCACTACTACGGCGGTATTAAAAAATACCAGTGGACAACCATTCCGCTCTCGCTTATCGGCACGGTTGTAAAAGAAAACGGCGAAATTGTTGAGGTTAACATCGGCGAGGACGATGACGACCCCGTATTCACAATCACCGACCTTCTCCCCCACCTTGCGGCTGACCAGATGTCCAAGAAAATGGGACAGTTTATGTCGGGCGAAGATTTGAACGCGGTTCTCGGCTCGCTCCCGAACGGCGACGAAAAAGACAAGGTGAAAGGTGCAATTCTTGCGCTTTTAAAAGATAAATACGGTATTGACGAAGAAGATTTCATAAGCTCCGAGCTTGTGTTTGTGCCGTCGTTCAAGGCAAAAAGCGTAGGTCTTGACTCCTCTTTTGTAGGAAGCTACGGTCAGGACGACAGAGTGTGCGCATACACATCTTTTGAGGCGATTTTGAACATTGAAAATCCCGAAAAAACCTGCGTTTGCTACCTTGCGGACAAAGAGGAAATCGGAAGTATGGGCTCGACGGGAACAAAATCAAGATTTTTGGAAACGTTCGTCGCTCATCTTATAAATTCGGTTAAGGGCGGTTACAACGAGCTTTATTTGAAAGACTGCTTCAGCGCGTCAAAATGCCTTTCTGCGGACGTTACGGCAGGCTACGACCCCAACTACAAGAGTGTGTGCGAAGAACAAAACAGCGCGTATATGGGAGGCGGTTTGTGCATTTGCAAATACACGGGCGCGCGCGGAAAGAGCGGAACCTCCGATGCGAACGCTGAATTTGTGGGCGAAATAAGAAGAATTTTCAATTCAAACAACGTTAAATGGCAGATTGCCGAGCTTGGCAAGGTTGACCAGGGCGGCGGCGGAACGGTTGCGCAGTACATTGCAAATATGAACATTGAAACGCTCGACTGCGGTGTGCCGATTTTGTCTATGCATTCGCCGTTTGAACTTGCTTCAAAGGCTGATATTTATATGGGTTATCTCGGCTACAAAGCGTTTTTGGAAAGCAAGTAA
- a CDS encoding DUF975 family protein has product MERFTLKSNARSQLRGNIGVLFVCTLIMGLITAVCVALSYGIASLLVVPPFELGMTMIYLGLTEGREAKVEKVFGGFKVNFVKSILLYLLMGIFIALWSLLLVIPGIIKGYSYSMAPYILAENPEMSPLDAITQSKRMMHGHKFDLFVLYLSFIPWLFLVYITLGIAGIYVGPYMNLTVANFYKSLSGGYTNMYQGTATETASSDSGAFYEE; this is encoded by the coding sequence ATGGAAAGATTTACATTAAAAAGCAATGCAAGGTCACAGCTGCGCGGAAACATAGGTGTGCTGTTTGTGTGCACGCTTATTATGGGACTTATAACCGCAGTATGCGTTGCGTTATCGTACGGTATTGCATCGCTTCTTGTTGTACCGCCGTTTGAGCTTGGTATGACGATGATTTATCTCGGCTTGACCGAGGGCAGAGAGGCAAAGGTTGAAAAAGTGTTCGGCGGATTTAAGGTTAATTTCGTTAAATCCATTCTGCTTTATTTGCTGATGGGCATATTTATAGCTTTGTGGTCGCTTTTGCTGGTAATTCCGGGAATTATAAAAGGTTATTCATATTCAATGGCGCCGTACATACTTGCGGAAAATCCCGAAATGTCACCGCTTGACGCGATAACACAGAGTAAAAGAATGATGCACGGTCATAAATTTGACTTGTTTGTGCTTTATCTTTCGTTTATACCGTGGTTATTTTTGGTTTATATAACGCTCGGCATTGCAGGAATTTATGTTGGTCCTTATATGAACCTTACAGTTGCTAATTTCTATAAAAGTTTGTCGGGCGGTTATACAAATATGTATCAGGGCACGGCAACCGAAACCGCGTCTTCCGACAGCGGTGCGTTTTACGAAGAGTAA
- the dut gene encoding dUTP diphosphatase translates to MEKTKVKFIKLNENAVVPTYGTQYSAGADLYASEECEIGAGKTVMVHTALAMEIPEGFGGFVFARSGLATKRGLAPANKVGVIDSDYRGEIMVSLYNQSGETQVVAKGERIAQLVIIPYITAKFIESDALSETVRGEGGFGSTGRK, encoded by the coding sequence ATGGAAAAGACAAAAGTTAAATTTATTAAACTGAACGAAAACGCAGTTGTTCCGACCTACGGCACGCAGTACAGCGCGGGCGCAGACCTTTATGCGTCGGAGGAATGTGAAATCGGCGCGGGAAAAACCGTTATGGTGCACACCGCGCTTGCAATGGAAATTCCCGAGGGTTTCGGAGGATTTGTGTTTGCAAGAAGCGGTCTTGCAACAAAAAGAGGTCTTGCACCGGCGAACAAAGTCGGCGTTATCGACTCGGACTACCGCGGTGAAATTATGGTTTCGCTCTATAATCAGTCGGGCGAAACGCAGGTTGTCGCAAAAGGCGAAAGAATTGCACAGCTTGTTATTATACCGTATATCACGGCGAAATTTATCGAATCCGACGCGCTTTCCGAAACAGTCCGCGGTGAGGGCGGTTTCGGCTCGACGGGAAGAAAATAA
- a CDS encoding ABC transporter ATP-binding protein → MPPSRNTKPVRKPKDAGKTIKRILTYLLDYKIHLVFVVIGIIFSSVASIAGTYLLKPVINNLTSSADIPKLVRTLILMGTFYALGIIGTFMYNRLMLTISSGTLEKIRVQLFTHMQSLPIKYFDTHTHGELMSRFTSDTDTMREMLSQSIPQLFTSVISVIGVFTAMLVLSPILTLLVIAMLFLILAVIKKIGAKSSVYFKEQQREIGKVNGYIEEMIEGQKVVKVFCRESKVKDDFDVINESLCNAATSANTCANILMPIMGNLSYMHYAITAAAGAFLVIKGVIGDIGTIASFLQFTRSFSQPITQMSQQFNSVLSALAGAERIFEVLDEKSEDDNGNVTLVKAEKKDGRIVESDKYTGMWAWKIPEKTGGFSYIRLKGDVRFHNVTFGYEENKTVLNDVSLYAKPGQKIAFVGSTGAGKTTITNLINRFYDVPDGKITYDGININKIKKADLRRSLAFVLQDTHLFTGTVKENIRYGNLYASDEDVVNAAKLANAHSFIMHLPKGYDTHLSSDGANLSQGQRQLLSIARAAVANPPVLVLDEATSSIDTRTESLIEKGMDSLMHGRTVFVIAHRLSTVRNSDAIMVLENGSVIERGNHEELIAQKGKYYSLYTGAFELS, encoded by the coding sequence ATGCCGCCGTCAAGAAATACAAAACCCGTGCGAAAACCCAAGGACGCGGGCAAGACGATAAAAAGAATTTTAACTTATCTTTTAGACTACAAAATCCACCTTGTATTTGTTGTAATCGGAATAATATTCAGCTCCGTTGCTTCAATTGCAGGTACTTATCTTTTAAAACCGGTTATAAACAACTTAACAAGTTCGGCAGATATTCCGAAACTTGTAAGAACACTTATTCTGATGGGCACATTTTACGCTCTCGGAATTATCGGAACGTTTATGTATAACAGGCTGATGCTCACCATTTCGTCGGGCACGCTCGAAAAAATAAGAGTTCAGCTTTTCACGCATATGCAGTCACTGCCGATAAAATATTTCGACACGCATACGCACGGCGAGCTTATGAGCCGTTTTACAAGCGATACCGACACTATGCGCGAAATGTTAAGTCAAAGTATTCCCCAGCTTTTTACGTCGGTAATTTCGGTAATCGGCGTATTTACGGCAATGCTTGTTTTAAGCCCGATTTTAACTCTTCTCGTTATCGCAATGCTGTTTTTGATACTTGCAGTAATCAAGAAAATCGGCGCAAAAAGCTCGGTTTATTTTAAAGAACAGCAACGCGAAATCGGCAAGGTTAACGGATATATCGAAGAAATGATTGAAGGTCAGAAGGTTGTAAAGGTTTTCTGCCGCGAAAGCAAGGTAAAAGACGATTTTGACGTTATAAACGAAAGCCTTTGCAATGCCGCCACAAGCGCAAATACCTGTGCAAACATTCTTATGCCGATTATGGGAAATCTTTCGTATATGCACTATGCAATCACCGCCGCAGCAGGCGCGTTTCTGGTGATAAAAGGCGTTATCGGCGATATCGGAACAATCGCGTCGTTTTTGCAGTTTACGCGTTCGTTCTCACAGCCTATCACGCAGATGTCACAGCAGTTTAACTCGGTTCTTTCCGCACTTGCCGGCGCAGAGAGAATTTTTGAGGTACTGGACGAAAAAAGCGAGGATGACAACGGAAACGTTACTCTCGTTAAGGCTGAAAAGAAAGACGGAAGAATTGTTGAGTCGGATAAATATACAGGAATGTGGGCGTGGAAAATCCCCGAAAAAACGGGCGGATTTTCGTATATCAGGCTTAAAGGCGACGTAAGATTTCACAACGTTACTTTCGGCTACGAGGAAAACAAAACCGTCCTTAACGATGTTTCGCTTTATGCAAAACCGGGACAGAAAATCGCATTTGTCGGCTCGACGGGCGCGGGAAAAACCACAATTACGAACCTTATAAACAGGTTTTACGACGTTCCCGACGGCAAAATCACCTACGACGGAATTAACATCAACAAAATAAAAAAAGCCGATTTGCGCCGTTCGCTCGCGTTTGTTCTTCAGGACACCCACCTTTTTACGGGCACGGTTAAAGAAAACATTCGCTACGGCAATCTTTACGCGTCCGATGAGGATGTTGTAAACGCGGCAAAGCTTGCAAACGCTCATTCGTTTATAATGCACCTTCCGAAAGGTTATGACACTCACCTTTCGTCGGACGGCGCGAACCTCAGCCAGGGACAGCGTCAGCTTTTGTCAATCGCGCGCGCCGCGGTGGCAAATCCGCCTGTGCTTGTGCTCGACGAGGCGACAAGCTCGATTGATACACGAACCGAAAGCCTTATCGAAAAAGGTATGGACTCGCTTATGCACGGCAGAACGGTGTTTGTAATTGCGCACAGGCTTTCAACGGTCAGAAATTCCGACGCAATTATGGTGCTTGAAAACGGCTCTGTTATAGAACGCGGAAACCACGAGGAGCTTATAGCACAAAAAGGCAAATATTACAGCCTTTATACCGGCGCGTTTGAATTATCGTAA
- a CDS encoding ABC transporter ATP-binding protein: protein MKKLMRLVGEYKTAAFLTPLFVIFEVVLEIYIPFLMSKIIDVGIKNSDMAYVSKIGGLMILMSLLALFFGAMSGRFAAVASMGFGKNVRKTLFYKLQEFSFSNIDKYSTPSLITRLTTDITNLQNAFMMITRMLVRSPVMLVGATFMAVRINSRLAMIFFIAIPILAVALIFISTRAFPRFKEMLKRYDFMNSSVQEDLTSIRVVKTYVREDYENKKFADSARSLKNAQVGAEKLIIMNAPFMQFIMYSCMISISWFGGNMIISKTMEAGQLMSFISYVTQILMSLMMISFAFVGLVMSRASISRIVEVLGEKIDITDDENDENLTVKEGSVEFKNVSFKYGKDSENYNIENISLKINPGETVGIIGGTGSAKTTLVSLIPRLYDVNGGEVLVGGEDVRKYKIKNLRSAVAMVLQKNTLFSGSISDNIKWGDLNASYSEVEAVCKDAAADDFVKSFPDGYDTDLGQGGVNVSGGQKQRLCIARALLKKPKILILDDSTSAVDTATDAKIREAFKKQKDTTVIIIAQRITSVCEADKIIVLDDGKIAEQGSHEELIAQDGIYKELYELQNRK from the coding sequence ATGAAAAAGCTTATGCGCCTTGTTGGCGAATATAAAACCGCGGCGTTTTTAACACCGCTATTTGTTATTTTTGAGGTTGTTCTCGAAATATACATTCCTTTTCTTATGTCTAAAATCATTGACGTCGGCATAAAAAACAGCGATATGGCATATGTGTCAAAAATAGGCGGACTGATGATTTTGATGTCGCTTTTGGCACTCTTTTTCGGTGCGATGTCGGGACGTTTTGCCGCAGTTGCAAGTATGGGCTTCGGCAAAAACGTGCGAAAGACATTGTTTTATAAGCTTCAGGAATTTTCGTTTTCAAATATCGACAAATATTCCACACCGTCGCTTATCACACGTCTTACAACCGATATAACAAACCTTCAGAACGCGTTTATGATGATTACGAGAATGCTTGTCCGCTCCCCCGTTATGCTGGTGGGCGCAACTTTTATGGCAGTGCGCATAAATTCGCGTCTTGCAATGATTTTCTTTATTGCAATTCCTATTCTTGCCGTTGCTCTTATCTTCATCAGCACGCGCGCGTTTCCGCGTTTTAAAGAAATGCTCAAACGCTACGACTTTATGAACTCGTCGGTTCAGGAGGATTTAACCTCTATCCGCGTTGTAAAAACATATGTACGAGAGGACTACGAGAACAAAAAGTTTGCGGACAGCGCAAGAAGTCTTAAAAACGCGCAGGTCGGCGCGGAAAAACTTATCATTATGAACGCGCCTTTTATGCAGTTTATAATGTATTCCTGTATGATTTCCATTTCGTGGTTCGGCGGAAATATGATTATTTCCAAAACTATGGAAGCCGGTCAGCTGATGAGCTTTATAAGCTATGTTACGCAAATTCTTATGTCGCTTATGATGATTTCGTTCGCATTCGTCGGACTTGTTATGTCGCGAGCGTCAATCTCGCGTATTGTTGAGGTTCTCGGCGAGAAAATCGACATTACAGATGATGAAAACGACGAAAATCTCACCGTAAAAGAAGGCTCGGTTGAATTTAAAAACGTGTCGTTCAAATACGGCAAGGACAGCGAAAATTACAACATTGAAAACATCAGCCTTAAAATAAATCCCGGCGAAACCGTGGGAATTATCGGCGGTACGGGAAGTGCAAAAACCACGCTCGTCAGCCTTATTCCGCGCCTCTACGACGTAAACGGCGGCGAGGTTTTGGTTGGCGGTGAGGACGTAAGAAAATACAAAATCAAAAATCTGCGCAGTGCGGTTGCAATGGTATTGCAGAAAAATACACTTTTTTCGGGAAGTATTTCTGACAACATCAAATGGGGCGACCTGAACGCGTCCTACAGCGAGGTTGAGGCGGTCTGTAAGGATGCCGCGGCAGATGATTTTGTAAAATCTTTTCCCGACGGCTACGATACCGATTTGGGTCAGGGCGGTGTTAACGTTTCGGGCGGTCAGAAACAGCGTCTTTGCATTGCGCGCGCACTTTTGAAAAAACCTAAAATCCTCATTCTGGACGACTCCACAAGCGCGGTGGACACTGCGACCGACGCGAAAATCAGAGAAGCTTTCAAAAAGCAGAAGGACACCACCGTTATAATAATCGCGCAAAGAATTACGTCGGTGTGCGAGGCAGACAAAATTATCGTACTGGACGACGGCAAAATTGCCGAGCAGGGTTCGCACGAGGAGCTTATTGCACAGGACGGAATTTACAAAGAACTGTACGAACTTCAAAACAGAAAGTAA
- the ybaK gene encoding Cys-tRNA(Pro) deacylase, with product MVKTNAMRLLDKAKIKYDTIEYEVDENDLSGVTIAKKANLDDKMVFKTLVAKGDKTGYLVFCIPVAKEVDLKKAAKISGNKKIEMVHVKDLLGLTGYIRGGCSPVGMKKKFDTYFDETCKNFEKITVSAGVRGCQLLLNTSDITKFTNAKINSLTMEECE from the coding sequence ATGGTAAAAACAAACGCAATGCGCCTTCTCGATAAGGCAAAAATCAAATATGACACCATTGAATACGAGGTTGACGAAAACGATTTGTCGGGCGTGACAATCGCAAAAAAAGCAAACCTCGACGACAAAATGGTTTTCAAAACCCTCGTCGCAAAAGGCGACAAAACGGGTTATCTTGTGTTTTGCATACCCGTTGCAAAAGAGGTTGACCTCAAAAAAGCGGCGAAAATAAGCGGAAACAAGAAAATCGAAATGGTGCACGTTAAAGACCTGCTTGGTCTTACCGGTTATATCAGAGGCGGTTGTTCGCCCGTCGGAATGAAGAAAAAATTTGACACGTATTTTGATGAAACGTGCAAAAACTTTGAAAAAATCACCGTTTCGGCAGGCGTAAGAGGCTGTCAGCTTCTTCTTAACACCAGCGATATAACAAAATTCACCAACGCAAAAATTAACTCTCTCACTATGGAGGAATGTGAATGA
- the dnaJ gene encoding molecular chaperone DnaJ: protein MAEKRDYYEVLGVSKGASDDEIKKAYRKVAKKYHPDLNPGNAEAEAKFKEANEAYEVLGDKEKRQKYDQFGHAAFDQTQGGYGGAGGFGGFSDFGDFGDIFSSFFGGGSRRRNPNAPRRGSDIEERIMLTFEEAAFGVKKKIKIYRVEDCDVCAGTGSKDKKRKQCPTCHGTGEIRRVTNTMLGQMVNTATCNTCGGTGTVVENPCQKCRGKGKVKRACTVEVNIPAGIDTNETVSFRGLGNHGFNGGPKGDLLVTVVVKRHDLFMRNGTEVFCKIPITFVQAALGAEIDVPTLNGKVKQTIPEGTQNGTRFTIKGAGIPNVRTGIKGNQVIEIVVEVPQRLNSEQKTALKKFGELTNDTNHKQQKTFFDKVKENFKK, encoded by the coding sequence ATGGCGGAAAAACGAGATTATTACGAAGTGCTCGGTGTATCAAAAGGCGCGAGCGACGATGAAATAAAAAAAGCATACAGAAAAGTTGCCAAGAAATACCACCCCGACCTGAACCCCGGAAATGCCGAGGCAGAGGCAAAATTTAAAGAAGCGAACGAGGCATACGAGGTTTTGGGAGATAAGGAAAAAAGGCAGAAATACGACCAGTTCGGTCACGCGGCGTTCGACCAGACGCAAGGCGGATACGGCGGTGCGGGCGGTTTCGGCGGTTTTTCCGATTTCGGAGATTTCGGCGATATTTTCAGTTCGTTCTTCGGCGGAGGCTCGCGCAGACGCAATCCTAATGCGCCGAGACGCGGTTCGGACATTGAAGAAAGAATTATGCTCACGTTTGAAGAGGCGGCTTTCGGCGTAAAGAAAAAAATCAAAATCTACCGTGTTGAGGACTGCGACGTGTGCGCCGGCACGGGTTCAAAAGACAAAAAACGCAAGCAGTGCCCCACCTGCCACGGTACGGGCGAAATAAGACGCGTCACCAACACGATGCTCGGTCAGATGGTTAACACCGCGACGTGTAATACCTGCGGAGGTACGGGAACGGTTGTTGAAAATCCGTGCCAGAAATGCCGCGGAAAAGGCAAGGTTAAACGCGCCTGCACGGTTGAGGTCAACATCCCGGCGGGAATTGACACAAACGAAACGGTATCGTTCCGCGGATTGGGAAATCACGGTTTTAACGGCGGTCCGAAAGGCGATTTGCTTGTAACGGTCGTTGTAAAACGCCACGATTTGTTTATGCGAAACGGCACGGAGGTGTTCTGCAAAATTCCGATAACGTTCGTTCAGGCGGCGCTCGGTGCGGAAATCGACGTCCCCACCCTAAACGGCAAGGTTAAACAGACAATTCCCGAGGGTACGCAAAACGGCACGCGCTTTACCATTAAAGGCGCAGGAATACCCAACGTGCGCACGGGCATAAAGGGAAACCAGGTTATTGAAATCGTTGTCGAAGTTCCCCAGCGTCTTAATTCGGAACAGAAAACGGCGCTCAAAAAATTCGGCGAGCTTACAAACGACACAAATCACAAACAGCAGAAAACCTTTTTTGACAAGGTAAAAGAGAATTTCAAAAAATAA
- the dnaK gene encoding molecular chaperone DnaK produces the protein MSKIIGIDLGTTNSCVAVMEGGESVVIPNPEGARTTPSVVAFTKTGERLVGQVAKRQAITNPDHTVSSIKRDMGTDRKVTIDDKQYTPQEISAMILQKLKADAESYLGEPVTQAVITVPAYFSDAQRQATKDAGKIAGLEVLRIINEPTAAALAYGMDKDNEQKIMVYDLGGGTFDVSILEIGDGVFEVLATSGNNRLGGDDFDQRIIDYLADEFKKANGIDLKADKMALQRLKEAAEKAKIELSGVTTSNINLPFISADATGPKHLDITLTRSKFDELTADLVEKTMEPTRRALSDAGLNPSDIHKVLLVGGSSRIPAVQEAVKRLIGTEPHKGINPDECVAMGAAIQAGVLAGEVKDLLLLDVTPLSLGIETMGGVFTKIIERNTTIPKKHSQIFSTAADNQTSVDIHVLQGEREMAQYNKTLGRFSLSGIAPAPRGVPQIEVTFDIDANGIVHVSAKDMATGNEQKITITASSNLSEEDIDKAVKEAEKYAAEDKKNKEAVDARNNADTLVYQCQKALTDLGDKIDEADKTEVNTKIDAVKKALEGTDVEAIKSATEDLQKKFYDVSSKVYQQNGGAQGAQGAGFDPNAQGGAQNGGANGGNYEGDYTVVDDDDKK, from the coding sequence ATGAGTAAAATTATTGGTATTGATTTGGGTACAACAAACTCCTGCGTTGCAGTTATGGAGGGCGGAGAAAGCGTTGTTATCCCCAATCCCGAAGGTGCAAGAACAACTCCTTCGGTGGTTGCTTTTACTAAAACGGGTGAAAGACTGGTAGGTCAGGTTGCTAAAAGACAGGCAATCACAAACCCCGACCACACCGTAAGCTCAATTAAAAGAGATATGGGTACCGACAGAAAGGTTACAATCGACGACAAACAGTACACACCGCAGGAAATTTCGGCAATGATTTTGCAGAAACTTAAAGCGGACGCGGAAAGCTACCTCGGCGAACCCGTTACACAGGCGGTTATCACCGTTCCGGCATACTTCTCGGACGCACAGCGTCAGGCTACAAAAGACGCAGGTAAAATCGCAGGTTTGGAGGTTCTCCGTATCATAAACGAGCCCACCGCGGCGGCGCTTGCATACGGTATGGACAAAGACAATGAGCAGAAAATTATGGTTTACGACCTCGGCGGCGGTACATTCGATGTATCTATCCTTGAAATCGGAGACGGCGTATTTGAAGTTCTTGCAACAAGCGGTAACAACCGTCTTGGCGGCGACGACTTCGACCAGAGAATTATAGACTATCTTGCAGATGAATTCAAAAAGGCAAACGGCATTGACTTAAAAGCCGACAAAATGGCTCTCCAGCGCCTTAAAGAGGCGGCTGAAAAAGCTAAAATCGAGCTTTCGGGCGTTACAACCTCTAACATAAATCTTCCGTTTATTTCGGCAGATGCAACAGGCCCGAAACATCTTGACATCACACTTACAAGAAGCAAATTCGATGAGCTCACCGCAGACCTCGTTGAAAAAACAATGGAGCCGACAAGACGTGCTCTTTCCGATGCAGGTCTTAATCCGTCGGATATTCACAAAGTGCTTTTGGTCGGCGGTTCGTCAAGGATTCCTGCCGTTCAGGAGGCTGTTAAACGCTTAATCGGCACAGAACCCCACAAGGGCATCAACCCCGACGAGTGTGTTGCAATGGGCGCGGCTATTCAGGCAGGCGTACTTGCAGGCGAAGTTAAAGACCTTCTTCTTCTCGATGTTACTCCGCTTTCGCTCGGTATCGAAACAATGGGCGGTGTATTTACAAAAATCATCGAAAGAAACACAACCATTCCTAAAAAACACAGTCAGATTTTCTCGACTGCCGCAGATAACCAGACAAGCGTTGACATTCACGTTCTCCAGGGTGAGCGCGAAATGGCACAGTATAACAAAACCCTCGGAAGATTTTCGCTTTCGGGCATTGCTCCGGCTCCGAGAGGCGTGCCGCAGATTGAAGTTACATTCGATATCGACGCAAACGGTATCGTTCACGTAAGCGCTAAAGATATGGCAACCGGCAACGAGCAGAAAATCACCATCACCGCAAGCTCAAATCTTTCGGAAGAAGATATTGACAAAGCGGTTAAAGAGGCTGAAAAATATGCCGCAGAGGACAAGAAAAACAAAGAGGCGGTAGACGCGAGAAACAACGCCGACACTCTTGTATATCAGTGCCAGAAAGCTCTCACCGACCTTGGCGACAAGATTGACGAGGCAGACAAAACCGAAGTTAACACCAAAATCGACGCAGTTAAAAAGGCTCTTGAGGGCACAGACGTTGAGGCTATAAAATCGGCAACCGAAGATTTGCAGAAGAAATTCTATGATGTTTCTTCAAAAGTATATCAGCAAAACGGCGGTGCGCAGGGCGCACAGGGCGCAGGCTTTGACCCCAACGCACAGGGCGGTGCGCAAAACGGCGGTGCAAACGGCGGAAATTACGAAGGCGACTACACAGTAGTTGACGATGACGACAAAAAGTAA
- the grpE gene encoding nucleotide exchange factor GrpE gives MADKEKKNLKDEELKAEENAENAENSEANEPAPEPETNELEKAKEEINALNDKYLRLCAEYDNFKKRTAREKEAIYIDAAADAIKELLPVMDNLERAIGSISDKESDIYKGVEMVYKQTEEIFKKLGVCETKAVGEEFNPELHNAVMHIEDENVTENTVVEEFQKGYTYKDKVLRYSMVKVAN, from the coding sequence TTGGCTGATAAAGAGAAGAAAAATTTGAAAGATGAAGAATTAAAAGCAGAGGAAAATGCCGAAAACGCAGAAAATTCCGAAGCAAACGAGCCTGCCCCCGAGCCCGAAACAAACGAGCTTGAAAAGGCGAAAGAAGAAATAAACGCATTAAACGACAAATATTTAAGGCTGTGCGCCGAGTATGACAACTTTAAAAAGCGCACTGCACGCGAAAAAGAGGCAATTTACATTGACGCGGCGGCGGACGCGATTAAAGAGCTTTTACCCGTTATGGACAATCTGGAGCGCGCGATAGGCAGTATTTCCGACAAGGAAAGCGATATTTACAAAGGCGTTGAAATGGTTTATAAGCAGACCGAGGAAATTTTCAAAAAGCTCGGCGTTTGCGAAACCAAAGCCGTCGGCGAGGAATTTAACCCCGAACTGCATAACGCGGTTATGCATATTGAGGACGAAAACGTCACCGAAAACACCGTGGTTGAAGAATTTCAAAAGGGTTATACTTATAAAGACAAAGTTCTTCGCTACAGTATGGTTAAAGTTGCAAATTAG